A region of the Mytilus galloprovincialis chromosome 1, xbMytGall1.hap1.1, whole genome shotgun sequence genome:
GGTCTAGTtagatactactgtaatcactagccagtcaacactgaggttgtgagtttgaaccccgcTTGTGagggtgcacttgactccaatcttaattgactaagatTGTCAGTTTAACCTTTTGTAGGTTTGTGGTTATCTcctggcactccggcttcctccaccaataaaaaactggccgccacaaaatagcctaaatttggtgcttaaaagtggcattaaacaccaaaaatcaaataaaatctaacttaagtttgccccaaccaaacattatgaaacctatacacaatacttattaccacaaactcagatcaagtacaaatttgggtagtgtcacttttatcgttcttgagttatatccctttataatgttgtatgtaagcaggggcatcatctgtgtccatggcgacacattcttcatttatttctTAAGTAATACTCcccttcttattttaatatttgacaaTGTTCACATTTTCTGAAAGCCTTTCTCCAAGATGACTAATGATTATGATTGATAATTATTTCAGGaacctttttattttttggtgAATTAACTTAGACAAATTTTCCCCAAATTGTATATGACCCTTTACTGAATAAGAAATTGGTTAAATGTTTATTTACTTGCACCACATTCATTACAAAAAACACATTAAATTCGGTTGAATAcctgtttaaatttttatgtcGGAAACATGTGATTAAAATTTAGTCCACTATAGTGTGAAATATTATATACTTGTATAGGTAACACTGACAGTTTTGTTATATTTGCCCCATGCAGATTTTTAATCAGCTCTTTGAGTATAATGTTTATGTAATTCGGGATTTTTTCAGAGAATTTTAAAAACTACTACTTTTAGATAAAATAAACTTAAAGTATTACATAATTTGCTCAGGATTTTCTATTACCTGATCacatatatatcatttgaaatctTCACTGGTAAAGAGTGACTAGTTTATATCATGAACTGAGGATTTACAACAAGGTGAATGTTTGTCTAAAGCAGATATTCAAGGTGTATATAGATTAAGTTTTTGTCAGTACTTAATTTATTGGCATGACAAACGTTTTAAATACTCTGATATGCTCAAAGCCAACAACTACACAAGAAAACGAGaaaaattgtttttgtctttgAGTTGCTTTTGACCAAAGTTTCAGAATGCAAGATATGCCAACCCTGTGGCAACAACATTGAGACATTTACTCACAGACCCAAAATTTTGAATTGAGGGTGGAAATAATAAGTGAAAAAGATCAAAATCATTTTAAGGAGTCGTAGTTTTTATTGTCTTTTACTTAAAACCTGTAAAGAACATTTAGAATTAGACCAAAGTATAATCAAGTACATTTATTTGCCTTTCTTTGATTTGTTTAACAGTTGCGGTAAAACACATCTAATAACTCATATTCATAAAAACGGATTTGTAATAGCATGagcgagcaacacgacgggtgccacatgtggagcagggtctgctaacccttccggaacACCCGAGGTCATCCCAAGTTtatggtggggtttgtgttgcttggTCTTAAGTTTTATATGTTGCGTTTTAtgaactattatttttctgtttgtcttttttttttagccatggcgttctcagtttattttcgatctatgagtatgactgtccctctggtatctttcaaccCGCTTTCAGTCACAAGCTGGTTTTAGTATTAAACATGTCAAGACAAAAAGGTGTTATCGCATGCAATCGAACATTAATAATTTACAACCAGTATGTAGTGAACGCAGGTACTACTGGTGTGCTAGACACTGGCATGGATACAACTGCACGCcaaaaagtaacaaaattctTGCCTAAACTTGCTTATCTGCTGAAGAAAAATTGAatgattgatttgattttgaCCTTAAGGTATTCTGCCATACCATGGCCACTATAGTTCTCCAAGGCCAGATACCTTACCCAACATCGGTGCTAAGCATGAAAAGGGTTTTTCTTTCAAGAGGTGACACTGGTAATTATGACAAAAATCGTTTATGGTAATGCACCAATGTGACAGCGATGCCTTGTTGTCAAAAGACAAAAGGTTCGGTTTAATTCGgggaaaaaaaatgattatttgaaGACAAAAGGTTCGGTTTAATTCGGGGGAAAAAATGATTATTTGAAGACAAAAGGTTCGGTTTAATTCgggaaaaaaatgattatttgaaGACAAAAGGTTCGGTTTAATTCGAAAAAAAATTTAGATTATTTCAAGACAAAAGGTTCGGTTTAATTcgaaattttttttagattatttgaggTCGAACATCAAATACAAGTATtggattcaaattgtaaaaagtagATAAGCAAGACCCAAAAAAACTACCGTAGCCGCACTTCTCAGATTGATACACTGATTAACATGCAAAAGATGCTATGATAAAAAGTTCTtgtccatataaaaaaaaaaatggcgtaGAAAAATGTATCATTATTGATCAGGCATCCTGATTACAAACATTTAAAATCCATAAGGGACGTCCAGTTCTGAATTTCATTAGTACTAGGAATCGAACATTTTGGATAAGTGTCCACAAGGTTTTGACTTTAAATACGTGTGAAAAGAATTATAGAAATAACCTGTAGATTGATATCAATATAATTTGTTCTGTTGCCATTTCATTATTAGTTAACTATAAGTCCCAACAGGAAGGACATTGGTAATATTATAATAATGTTTGAGTAATCCTTATATTAAAATTGGAAAAGCATGGGTTGTATACATCAGAAATCGATTTGAATAGAAGTTTTGTACAGATACAATATTGGACTTATCCAAGTTACCGTAAACATTACATTGTCAtgtattttgacaatgtttgctTTTAAAATTCACATGTATTGATGTATAAATGATAGGTTGGGTTAAGTAAATTTTTAACCGTTGAATCgcttttaagtttaaataatcGATACCAAATAAGTAATTTGCTAGCTAGAATGGCATTCACTCGGAGATTTGTGCATGTGGCATATTGAGCACACCTATCACTTTAAGTTGCATTAAACAGAATTTATAAGTTTGGTGATATTCGATTTAAATCATAATACAAGACGGAAAATCAACACATATAATTTCATGATGGTAAAATAGCAAAGAAAGATACAATATGAATAAAGAACATCGAAAAAGGATTACTCAAAATTTGACATATCTGAAAGAACGAATGTTAGATTTAGATCCACTGCTGGATTGTCTAATTGAGCGAGATGTGTTTCAGTTAGAGCATCGTTCCAGGATTGATGCTGCAACTCCACCTACTCCTCAGAGAAAGTTTAATGAATTCATTCAACTGTTACTGTCATCATCACACCCTGCAGCATACCATGCCTTTCTGGAAGCACTTCAAAATGAGCGACAGTTTTATGTGGTGGAGAGACTTCAAAATACAGTGGTAAAGCTGGATAATGGTAATTGTTTATCTTAAATAcataatggttttttttacaaaaatacgaaaaaacaaaataaattttctgCTACAAGTCAGCATCAGATGCAATACCTGAGTTCATATGTTCAGTGTCAGATTTTGAGAAATATTTGGTCAAGTTTAGGTATAAAACAATTTGCTATGGAAGCAGATCAAGTTAGCCATAACTTGATTTTACCAACATCATGTTTACTTTCATGATATATCAAGAAAAAAATTTCAGATATCAATTTCAGAATTTCAGGTTATACAAAAAAATACGTTTGTGATTGAATTTAGAAACGTTCGAAgacataatttttaaaaggtaTATACAACATTTCGATATAATTTGTAGTTTACACATTTGTCATACAAGCTGTTTGTTTTCTTCACCTCGACATTACCAGTATTACTGGGCGATGATACCCACTTTACAATAAGACCAAGAATTTAATTTACGAATTTTCAAGAAATTCGCCACATTCTATTCTATTAGTACTATATTGTAATAATATTATATCTACTGGAAGATTAACTCGTTCAACTGAtgaaatatgcaatatttaaaacCATACACTGAAAACATTGGAAATCATCTTTCACAAACTAATTTCGATAAAATTTTGATTCTTTTAGCAGCATACAATCTCGCTCTTTAACGAAATGTAGTCAATAgtacaaaaacagttaaaaatcGCCATTAAAGGTAAAATAACTCATAGAAAGAGTCTCCTTTCAGACATGTCAAACATCTCGTGCTTGTCGTTTTTAGTATACAGTGTTCCTCTATCTAAAATAGTTCTTTTGAAAATAgcagaaaaaaataccaaaacctGCACATTTTGTTAAAATGGACGTTTCAGTGATGTCCGCTTTTTTAAGTGTCAGGCTAGATCGACCGTGACTTACTGGtcatttttgagattttttttaactaaagcTATAAGCTAATGTAGGTGCAAAATGAGGATCGTCTGTTTAGGAAACACAATAGAGTAGACCATTACCATcaagtttaaaagaaaaaaaatggggggggggggggggttaaaggTTATGATTTTGGTTTACGACGAACAAAGGTCAAAGTCGCCATATGATTACACAAGCGTAGATAGTCCTCAAGGGACACTTTTGCccaaaaaattaaatcaatcaaTTATTTGACCCTGCTTGTGAAGTTGGAATATAGAGAAAATCTTCTGTCTGCTTTTCAGGGTCAGTGAGAGCAAAGACTCCCCACAAGAGGCAACCTGTTCAAACGGTAAGTTCTTTTTAAGACCAAGGTTTCGAGTGACTCGAAGTGCATAACTATTAATTACACAACTATAAAGCTCCCAAAATCGCTCACCGGGCAAAATATAATGCAAAAGTTATTAAATATCGTCATATCAGAATAAATCATATAAAGAGTCCATGGACAACTTCTACGAAGTCAGCTTATTTGTAGCTCTAGTCttgttcatttttattatttaaaggggcactagctgtcaaaatcATGTTCACCGATTGGACTCAATctctcatatttgttttataacaatgtaaaacatcaACTGATTAAAAATAATCAGTTGACAGTGCATGGGTATGGGCATGATAATATATatcttcgtttcgtgtgtattttagtctataCGCCATCAAATTAACTGTAGAGTTGACCTCACGAAGACCACCGATGCCTATTTAGtttcatttattgataatattaaaaatacatgtgaATCATCCTTTTTACCTATATAAGAATGATGCTTTTAAGAAtggaatcagtcaatcaaataatttacctttcttcactttcaatgttgacattcttttcctttaaataatcgAACACGCACACAATTCATGCGTTATAAATCTCTAGCTAAGGAGTTAAATTTATCATCAATTaatcttagcttattttgacaaaattggacCATACTGGCTGCTAGTAGCGAATTATTATTCCACTATTTCACTTTtgttacttgtttggctttataaatattttgatatgagcgtcactgatgagtcttatgtagacgaaacgcgcgtctggcgtactaaattataatcctggtacctttgatgactatttacaccactgggtcgatgccactgctggtggacgtttcgtcccagagggtatcaccagcccagtagtcaacacttcggtgttgacatgaatatcaataatgtggtcattttaatacatttcctgttacaaaactttgaattttacgaaaaattaaggattttcttatcccaggcatagattaccttagccgtatttggcacaacttttggaattttggatcctcaatgctctttaactttgtacttgtttggctttataaatattttgatatgagcgtcactgatgagtcttatgtagacgaaacgcgcgtctggcgtactaaattataatcctggtacctttgataactatttacaccactgggtcgatgccactgctggtggacgtttcgtccccgagggtatcaccagcccagtagtcaacacttcggtgttgacatgaatatcaataatgtggtcattttaatacatttcctgttacaaaactttgaattttacgaaaaattaaggattttcttatcccaggcatagattaccttagccgtatttggcacaactttttggaattttggatcctcaatgctcttcaactttgtacttgtttggctttataaatattttgatatgagcgtcactgatgagtcttatgtagacgaaacgcgcgtctggcgtactaaattataatcctggtacctttgataactatttacaccactgggtcgatgccactgctgatggacgtttcgtccccgagggtatcaccagcccagtagtcaacacttcggtgttgacatgaatatcaataatgtggtcattttaatacatttcctgttacaaaactttgaattttacgaaaaattaaggattttcttatcccaggcatagattaccttagccgtatttggcacaactttttggaattttggatcctcaatgctcttcaactttgtacttgtttggctttataaatattttgatatgagcgtcactgatgagtcttatgtagaggaaacgcgcgtctggcgtactaaattataatcctggtacctttgataactatttacaccactgggtcgatgccactgctggtggacgtttcgtccccgagggtatcaccagcccagtagtcaacacttcgatgttgacatgaatatcaataatgtggtcattttaatacatttcctgttacaaaactttgaattttacgaaaaattaaggattttcttatcccaggcatagattaccttagccgtatttggcacaactttttggaattttggatcttcaatgctcttcaactttgtacttgtttggttttataaatattttgatatgagcgtcactgatgagtcttatgtagacgaaacgcgcgtctggcgtactaaattataatccttgtacctttgattaTTATTGTTAATGATTGACAATAAAATAATcacatcttatatttttttatgtatctcgtagctagtgcccctttgagtttgttaaattttttatctatTGCAAAACGCGCGCTCGTGTATATAAGGGTAACGAGATCAGAGATATATACTTCATTAGAGTAGTAGTACAGAAAACGCAAAAAACACAAAAGCCATCACAAAGACAGCTTTGCTATATATGGTTTCTTTCTATTTATTGAAGTGTTAAAGACTGATGGTAAAACGCAAAACAATGGATAAATATCGTCATTTAGGTGCTACAACACCTGTAAGGATTATAATGTTCGATATTTAcagctttttttttcattctatttaatcaaaataataataacaaaaaaacgcaTGAAGGGTTAAAAATCCTCATTTGACGGacaattattcatatatataaggAGACGATTGACGATTTCGCTTCAATTTACCTGTTTGTAGATTACGGGTTAATAGCTTCTCTATTAACTGAAATATATTGCGGTGTTAAAGATAAACGAAAATAAAAAGTGCATTAATTCCTTCAAGGAGTTAGATTTCAGGACAATACGAAGAGGAAGCCGATTTTAATATTTATTCGAATTCCTTAAGATATCTTATAACTTATGtgagatatcttgaaattcgaataaacGGTCAAATTGGCTTGCCATAAGTCCTTGTTTATCGACGAAGAAAACTAAATACGATTAGAAGATCTTAGAAGTTTTTTTATGGAATAAGATTGATAATTATTTGGGGGGAGAATAAAGATAAAATGTCAGGTATCAGCACTAGAAAACGGCAACTTTATTTTGTGTCAAACTTGGATATTAGTTTACTAGTGTTTATAAAGTGTGTATATAGTTTATGTATTATCGTTTTAGATAGAGCCAGCACTTTCCAGTGGATATGCACATATGGACCAAGTTGCTTCTGTTATGTCAAAAGTCCTATCTGAATTCAGCGGAAAGTTAACTGAGGAATTAGTTactaattttgaaaaaagaagaGAAGATGATATACGAGAGATGGAAGAAAATATGGAGGCCAAATTAGGGAAATTCAGTGAACAATGGGAACATGAGAAGAAACAAATGCTACTACAGAATGACAGTGCCATAAAATCTCTACAAGATGGGATCGAAAGTCTGCAACGAAAACAAAACGAATGTgaaaaactaaaattgaaatatgacCAACTGAAACAACATCAGAAGGATTTGagagaaaaggaaaacgaacgaTGGCAAAAACTGACACAATCAAACTTAGAAAATTCTCAACTAAAAGCCGAAAATACACTGTTAAAGGAAGAAGTTGATCGATTGAAAGATAAAATAGAAGAACTTCAAGATGAAGCATCAACTGTAAGAAAAGGAAAACTAAATTCCGATAGTGAGGCCAAACATCTGTTGACTGAGAACAGGAATCTTAGATCAGAACTAGACGAAAAAGAAAAAGAACGTGATGATTTGAAACGAGATATCGAGAATGCTTATGAAAGAATTCATGAGATAATACGCGTTCAGAAAGAAAAATCAACAGCCGAGGATTCAACTTATAAAACAGTTCTAGATAAACAGAATCAAAAGTTGTCCGAAATATACGACGCTGTTAATGCTTTGTCGGCTAGAGATAGGTTGAATCAGATCAAATCATCTGGAGCCCCAAGAACATTATACATTGGTGGGAATGCCATTCAAAGGTCAAACAGATCTAATaaatcataattttgaaaatattttccacgGAGAGTGATCAAGTAATCAAAAATAAGGGAACAAAAATTTGAACATAATTTATTTTCGTACATGTTTAAAGCATTACTAATGTTTTCTTGTTTTGTGCATCAAGCAGTAACTCATGTTTTCTTGTTCCAGATACATTGTTAATAAATTCTAATAAAATGGGCGTGATTATCTGTTTAAATCACCTGCATAAAGGCTCAACGACTTATTTCGTGTAACTTATGATCAAATTTTGTCATAAGAATTTATGCATGTAAAAAGAGCCCCTTGTGATCTTAGCATCAATTGGCGTCGTCCTTCATCttaactatttttataatttaaaaaaattctcatatggaattttattatttttactgtgtGTGACTGTTTCTTGGTATATCTAGTTCATAAACTATATTCGATATTTTGATTCATCATCAGAAAAAACCATTAttgcttaaaatagaacataggagtaatgCCATGGTTTGTATCTCTTTTTTTGAAATTGGCTTTAcgcttctgtttttttttttggttgccTCCTTAAAGAATGGACATAATGATTTGCAGcaatcttatattttttaattattaacattttttttctaccagCAAGTTTCTATTGAGTAAACAAAATGTTGATCTATCACATTTAGATTTGTATTGATCAACATAAGAGGGCATTTTGGCTTATGCAGTATATTgaaaaagtctataaaaaaattatggaTGTCAGTGCTTTCGACAGGCTGTATATTTGATCCTCTCTTGAATGTGTGTTAAATgcattttgattgaaaaaaattaatccaagtatgaaattttatttttttatattatttttttaatcaattagttttttttcagTTGCATGGTATATTTTTAGAGCAAGAGCATTATTCGACTCATTTATTTGGAGCAAATGTTTTATTGCTGAAGATTTTATTCTGGTATATAGGGCAATCTGTTCAGCTCGACTAAACATGCAACATTTGATGTTTTGCAATGTTCTCCTAGAATTTCCTTGATAAAGTTCAACTGCAAGTGTTCGAATGGATCTGGATCCATGTTTACCAATTCACCATACTACACTACCGTATAGAGCAATAGGCACAACAAGAGAGTCAAATACTTGCATTAGTTTTGCTACAAATATGTATATGGGGAGGTAACTCAAATTAATATGAATACTGTGTGTTGTGCAAGGTGACTTGCTAGAAAGTGTCTAATAAAAATCCAATGATCACTATCTCCACAAACttaattctaaataaaatattatcaaatgtttttcttttctttcttttgtgCTTTTCCAAAATAATCTTcaggaaataaaaatataatattcttttGCTACTCCATAACTGCGAAATAAAACGACCGAACCCATATTACAATTCAAATCAGAAtcaattcaacaaaaatataatattctaTTTCTACTCTATTActgctaaataaaaaaaaacccgaacTAATAGTACAATTTAAATCAGAAtccatttaacaaaaatataatattctaTTGCTACTCCTTTACTGCGAAATAAGTTCAAATAACACA
Encoded here:
- the LOC143048278 gene encoding uncharacterized protein LOC143048278, which translates into the protein MNKEHRKRITQNLTYLKERMLDLDPLLDCLIERDVFQLEHRSRIDAATPPTPQRKFNEFIQLLLSSSHPAAYHAFLEALQNERQFYVVERLQNTVVKLDNGSVRAKTPHKRQPVQTIEPALSSGYAHMDQVASVMSKVLSEFSGKLTEELVTNFEKRREDDIREMEENMEAKLGKFSEQWEHEKKQMLLQNDSAIKSLQDGIESLQRKQNECEKLKLKYDQLKQHQKDLREKENERWQKLTQSNLENSQLKAENTLLKEEVDRLKDKIEELQDEASTVRKGKLNSDSEAKHLLTENRNLRSELDEKEKERDDLKRDIENAYERIHEIIRVQKEKSTAEDSTYKTVLDKQNQKLSEIYDAVNALSARDRLNQIKSSGAPRTLYIGGNAIQRSNRSNKS